The Solea senegalensis isolate Sse05_10M linkage group LG11, IFAPA_SoseM_1, whole genome shotgun sequence genomic interval ACTGAAAGAAAATGGTGGGACAAACTTTATTATGTTATATAATCTTCTTAAAgttaaatgcaacacaaattGATATGAATTATACGGAAACTTTAGCTTGAATTAACttaatacatttgtattttaaacaaGCAGGTAAAGAAAATACGTTTGTCTAaccattttctattttttgttaATCATGTTATTTCAATAAAAACCTTTGAATGGAGCCCCTGACAGTGTGCAGTGTTTCCCCAACATTCAAAATCATCCACTTGTGTTTCTTCGTTGATattaatgataaaaacaaacaaacaaaaacaactaaaaagtCTATttagccatttaaaaaaaaagcaaatttgtCTTTGTGCCATCCTACTGGActactgctgaaaaaaaaaaaattctttctTGGAGGGACGGAAACACTGGCGTGTCATGGACCCCGAGGAGTCCCCGAACCTCCATTTGAGAACCCCTGTATTAGACACTCAAGACAGGACACACAGATGTCAGATGCTGCTACTGTATGATTAGAGAGGTTAGATTTTTCTCAgacgttcttttttttttttttccccaagagGAAGGAGGCATTCTGGGaaatgaggggggaaaagggTGATTAAGTCATGCAATgatcttcaaaaaaaataaagaagcaaaAAGACATGGATGAGAATGACAGATGTAGACCGACTCAACAGGAGTAACATGTACCTTCTACCACAATGCGCCGAAGCACCAGAACAGCAAAGCCAGGACAAGGCCGATGACTATGGCTTGAACAGGCAGCAATAGGGTCGTCTACAGGAAGGGAAGGGATATTATTGTAAAAATGGCTGCAACGGGACATACTCTGGTTGGGCTCGGCTTTATTAATAAACCCCTGAGTCAGTCAGTCCGTCTGCGTCCGTGGCGTTTAGACGTTTAGACTACCGCGCTCTAAAAGCAACAGTCGGAGACAGTGGATGAGTAGAAgggagcaggtgtgtgtttgttgaggttaaaaataaaaaacgctTCACCTCGTATGCCCCGGGAGacatttcacaaaataacacaaaaaacatgttcatgtcatGTAAATTTAAAGCTCATGCTCCCAACGCCAATGCGAAATGCAAGGTGTTTGCTTATTAACTACATTTTACTCTACAGCccttcatatatatacacacacacacacatatatatatatatatcatttagtcaaacattaatgtgattttgttaagacaaataaaaacaaaaaagactcCCGCCACTCTCACCTTGGTTCCTCTCTCCTGTATTTCCTTCATGTTAGCTTTGCATCCATCAAGCTCATCTGTCAGCGACTGCTTTTCCTGCTCCATCTTCTCATATTTATCCTTCACGTCCAATAGCTCTGCCTTCGCCTCCTCAGCCTGCATAAAGAAACAGATAAAAACAGTATTCGTGATATTGCCCTCAGTacacaagacaacaaaaatAGCTCTCTTGCAATAGGTTGATTGGACTCATTCattgctttatttcactgtctgTATCCGTGACAGACACGGGCTCACGCAGCCGCGCACTGCTGGATTCtggatttgtttaatttatcaGACCAACTATTTGCCCTTTATAAAGAGCACAATGACAGAAGAGCCACAACACATGAAGGAGTGGCCACAGCAGTTGTCCAACTTCATACATCAACTGTCTCATCAAATCTTTGTGTttattggcgcttttccacactacggttccagcacgactcgactcttctcggtttggtatcgttttccattactccataatgttttattacaagacacaaacacacaaactagtgacgagtaataaaatgttatgtaactgaatcattagaatcaattcAGTACTTTCATTGTTTGTGgcaaattaatgaaattaaaagtaacGCACTGTGAAATGTATAAAGCAATATTAGGATCTTGTGTAGTTAATGCTTgaggaaaaatgtgtaattCTTCACTCAAAAATACACAGGTTTTCCACTAATTTCCATAGTCAAgattgaaaaaaattaaattgacGACTctttactgtgtgtctgtgaagttTCATGagtaaaattaaaagtaaaaaataaaaataaataataaattaaaactgGTCACAGCACCGTCATAATggttttaagtttattcttcatttgaccaagtggggaaaaaaatggttgAAACTGCCCTTTAAGTGTTTGACGCACAAAAtatgaaacacttttatttatcaccATGATCTCTAGATAAGaggtgttcactttgaaagaaaaaaacataaaatctaCTACAAGGAGCCAATGCAGAGGGGCTGAAGCCTGCAGACCCCTGTGTTAGATAAAGGGGCCATTTCACTCATTTTCAGAGCATACCTCTCTCTGAAGAGCCTCGCTGCGACTCTCCGCCTCCTCCAGCTTGGTCTGCCACTCGGCGTTgtcgtgctgctgctggagctgcaggtCTGCCAGtctcttctccagctcctgctgGGACCTCTCCAGGGCTTTGAGGCTGCTGCTCTGTTCAGCATTCTGCGCATGTGAACtatgagaaacacaaaacaaccccTGAGCTCAGGAGGTGCAGGACCGCCGCCAGAGAAGTATGTTGTACAGCAAAATATGCACTGACCTGGTGAGCTCCGTTTCCAGTTGCTGCCACTTCTGCAGCGCGGCCTTGTTCTCAGAGTGCAGCGCTGCACACTCGCTCTGCAGGTTGTCCTTGTCCTTCAGGTGAGTCTTGGTGATGTCCTCCTTCTCAGCCGAGAGGGCTTCACAGTAACTCTGCAGGCTGCTCTTTTCAACCTGGTGTTCGTTCAGGATGTCCTGCTTCTCGGACCGCAGGACGGAGCATTCCACCTGGAGGCCTTTACACTCCACCTGCAGGGACCGCATCTCATCGGCTGTGAATAACAAGAGGATGTTATGTTACGATGTTACGGGTTTGAGCAGATAAAACAAACCTCAGAGCCTCACAGGCTTAaactatctttttcttttttgttgttatcaaGTTTCCCTGCAAATACACGATTGTTTCAAGAAACGTCTGCACAAAAATCCCCAATTTGACTcttgtatgtggcgctgtaaaaGTTCCATAGTGGTTGTCCAAAAGTTCTGTGTGGATACAAAAACCCTTTGATTCTCCTACACTCATTCTCACATATAAGTTATATGTTGTGTCATTTTCATGAAGATACTCGTACGTTTACATAACACCATCGTTAGTTGCAGTTCTAAAATTAGCCTCATTCCACAGACAATGAGTCAAGACAGTATTAGTATCAGACTGTATTTTGTTGTCTTTACATTTAGTGTCTTTTCCCCCTGTCGTACCTTGTATCTGTGCAGTTTTCTGCCACTGCTCGCTCTGCTGCTGAAGGTCCTGCTGTAGGTTTTCAATCTCATTCTCGTATTTGTGGGCAGTCTCGCGCCACTTGTCCAGCTCCTTTGAGACGGTGGCCAGGTTCGCCTGGATAGCGCCAATGTCACGGTCTCGCTGTGCACTGCCTGCCTCCAGGTCACGCTTCAGCGACTTCACCTGATCACGTGCACTCTGCAGCTCGCCGCGTGCACTCTGCAGCTCGTCGCGTGCAACCTGCAGCTCGCCGCGTGCACTGGCGGAGTCGTCAATCTGCTCCCTGAGACTTGTCACTTCatcctggagctgctgcagctggccTGAGCGAAACCAGGGTCAAGAacttttatcttcatcatcagcctgcggttcattttcttttctctctttgtcccaaacatttacaaactaTAATAGCATTTATTATATGAAGGGAAAGTtcttatactatatatacttatgataacttttaaaaacacaggtttacAAAGTggtttgacaaagaaaaagacaaaacaggaTATTCAGGGACAGAAACActataaaaacaagacatcacaCTCTCTCTTGCCATTAGACAGCCTGACGTTTGTCAaccactcattctcccacaccacagattttattttttataacacacaGGAGCagttgatccacttctgccttcATCAAAACCAATTCAACTATGTTAcgttgtgacttctgtgtttgaagtAATTCTTTGACACAAACTTAGCAAAcgtggcagcagtagaccagcagccaCTGTGtctcacattttctctatggaatttggtgtgagagggtgagtgatttgcaaacttcagtttccagttggaaaaagCTGCcgtactatataaataaaagtattattcAACTTATTATCAAGATACCATAGACTTAACCTGGAGTCAAATTTATTAGGCCagtcttttgttaagaggctaaaatctgTAAGTCAGCTATGTGTTGGAacctcatacaactacacatgaaaaaactgaactgtcactttagctgtgtgtgtaaAGGTTTTGAATTTTACCTTGCAGCTCCCAgcatttgtgtttctctgtgttagCAAGGTCTTGGGCTTCTCGAAGTTCATCGTTCAAGCGCTGGATAATTTTTTCCGAGTCGCCAGATGACCCTATGTT includes:
- the slmapb gene encoding sarcolemma associated protein b isoform X1, producing the protein MELSDPLNNVSLIKDDVTRSNIGSSGDSEKIIQRLNDELREAQDLANTEKHKCWELQGQLQQLQDEVTSLREQIDDSASARGELQVARDELQSARGELQSARDQVKSLKRDLEAGSAQRDRDIGAIQANLATVSKELDKWRETAHKYENEIENLQQDLQQQSEQWQKTAQIQADEMRSLQVECKGLQVECSVLRSEKQDILNEHQVEKSSLQSYCEALSAEKEDITKTHLKDKDNLQSECAALHSENKAALQKWQQLETELTSSHAQNAEQSSSLKALERSQQELEKRLADLQLQQQHDNAEWQTKLEEAESRSEALQREAEEAKAELLDVKDKYEKMEQEKQSLTDELDGCKANMKEIQERGTKTTLLLPVQAIVIGLVLALLFWCFGALW
- the slmapb gene encoding sarcolemma associated protein b isoform X2, with translation MELSDPLNNVSLIKDDVTRSNIGSSGDSEKIIQRLNDELREAQDLANTEKHKCWELQGQLQQLQDEVTSLREQIDDSASARGELQVARDELQSARGELQSARDQVKSLKRDLEAGSAQRDRDIGAIQANLATVSKELDKWRETAHKYENEIENLQQDLQQQSEQWQKTAQIQADEMRSLQVECKGLQVECSVLRSEKQDILNEHQVEKSSLQSYCEALSAEKEDITKTHLKDKDNLQSECAALHSENKAALQKWQQLETELTSSHAQNAEQSSSLKALERSQQELEKRLADLQLQQQHDNAEWQTKLEEAESRSEALQREAEEAKAELLDVKDKYEKMEQEKQSLTDELDGCKANMKEIQERGTKNPWMIWGPMIAVALTAAAVQLKKLT